In Sphingobacterium sp. R2, the genomic stretch CTAAACGACCAATAGCTTCTTTGAAATCCAAGAATACGGCGAAACCGGTTTTACCAACACCACGGCCATCATCAACAGCTTCTTTTGCATTACGTGATGCCACGTCGCGTGGTACCAAGTTACCGAATGAAGGGTATTTACGCTCCAAGAAATAATCTCTGTCTTCTTCTTTGATATCGTTGGCTTTGATCTCACCTTTACGCAATCTTTCAGCCATTTCTTGAGTTTTAGGAACCCATACACGGCCGTCATTACGTAAAGACTCTGACATCAATGTCAATTTAGATTGGTGATCTCCAGTTACCGGGATACATGTTGGGTGGATTTGAGTGTAACATGGGTTAGCGAAGTAGGCACCACGTTTGTGTGCTCTCCAAGCAGCTGTTACATTACAACCCATCGCATTTGTAGACAAGAAGAATACGTTACCGTAACCACCAGTACACATCAATACTGCGTGTGCAGCATGCGTTTCGATTTTACCTGAAACTAGGTCACGCGTTACGATACCTTTCGCATGCCCATCGATCATCACAAGGTCTAACATCTCATGACGGGTATACGATTTTACTTTCCCTTTTTTAATCTGGCGGTTCAATGCTGAATAAGCACCTAACAATAATTGTTGTCCTGTTTGACCACGGGCATAGAACGTACGGCTTACCTGTGCACCACCGAAAGAGCGGTTATCTAATAAACCTCCATATTCACGTGCAAATGGAACACCTTGAGCGACACATTGGTCGATGATATTAACAGATACCTCTGCCAAACGGTAAACGTTGGCCTCACGAGAGCGGTAATCACCACCTTTGATTGTATCGTAGAATAAACGGAAAACAGAGTCCCCATCGTTTTGGTAACTCTTTGCTGCATTGATACCACCCTGTGCCGCAATAGAGTGTGCACGACGTGGTGAATCTTGATAACAGAATGTAATTACATTGTATCCTAACTCGGCTAACGAGGCTGCTGCAGATGCACCAGCAAGTCCTGTACCAACAACAATAACTGTAAATTTACGTTTGTTAGCAGGGTTAACCAGCTTCAGATTAAATTTATGATTTGACCACTTTTGGGCTAATGGGCCCGCTGGTACTTTTGAATCTAACATATCTCTTAATTTTATATTGATCGATAGAGCCGGAGCTTTATCTTAAAAGATTCTGAATTATTTAAAGAAGAAAAACAATGGCATTATTGCAAAGCCAATTGGAATTAATACCCCAAATACCCAAACACCGATTGCTCTGACAATTCCAATATATCTTCTGTGGTTAAAACCTAAAGTTTGGAATGCAGATTGGAAACCATGAATTAAGTGGAACGCCAAAGCTGCCATTGCAATCACATACAAAGCTACCAATGCAACATTTTTGAAAGCAAAATCAACTTGCTTGTACAAATCTCTTGCCTTTACGATTTGAACATTGTTTTCTACCGTTTCTTGGTAGTCATGGAATTCAGATGCTTGAAGTTCTCTCGCTGTGGTTTGCCCAGTTGCCAAATCAGTACGGTATTCGATGTACGGCACTTCATCATTGTGAAACTTCCACCAAAAATTAGACATGTGTGTCGCTAAGAATACTAAAATGACAGTACCTAAGATACCCATGTTGCGTGAATTCCACTTGCTGTTTGCTTGACCATCATATTTGGCATAACCAATAGGACGGGCGGCCTTGTTTTTCATCGACAATATAATAGCGTAGATGACGTGAACAATTACCGAAGCATACAATAAGTAAGAAACAACTTTGATTGGTGTAAAGTGAGTCATAAAATAGGCGTACTTGTTGAACGCTAGACCCGCATCATCTTTAAATAATTGCAAGTTACCAACCAAGTGAACAACTAGGAATAAACATAGGAAGATTCCTGTTAAGCTCATGATTAGCTTCTTCCCAATCGAAGAACTGAAAACTGGCTTTGATTTACTCATTATCCTTGTAATTTAATTTTAATTAGGCAAATCTACTATTTGCTATTAAATATGATACCATTTTGACAAGAAAAAGCAACAATTTAGAACGGTTCTAAAGTTTATTGAAATAAAAAGTCCGTTTTGAATAAAAACGGACTTTCGAACGGTATATAAACTCAGCTTAACCTACTATAGAATACTAAATAATCTGTAGCCTAAACCGATACTCCACATATTGATTTTTGGATTTGCCTGGCTCTCATTATTGACTTTATTTAAGCCCATTTCATAACGTAGATCTACACGCAAACTGGAAACATCAGCGCCTACACCAAATGCCCATGAGGTACCGCTCTTTTTATAGTTATTTGGATTTAATTGATCAAAAACCTTATCTTGTTTGTCATCCACCTTAAATGAGAATATTGGCCCCGTCTGGATTCGAGCGCCAATCGGACCTAAGCCAAAACGTTTGCCCAATAACACCGGGACATCCACTGTGGTAAATTTAACATCTGTAGATTCACCATTTTGATTGGTTACTTTTGTGTTTTTACCTGTTAAATAAACCTCAGGCTGAATATGGAAACCTAATACACCAACACGGCCGTAGAGCCCCGCTTGATAGCCAGCTTTCGTGTCAGAATTGAAATATTTTCCATCGCTTTTAAGCTTTGAGAAGTTTAAGCCACCCTTAACACCCACCTCAAATCCAGGGAGAAGCTGCGCCTGTGCCGTTGCTACGCTACCACAAATCAAAAGTAATGCTGGTAAAATCTTTTTCATAATCTTTTATTTATGTATATATTGTATCTTTAAACAAACTTTTACAGTTCAGTAAAGATATACAAATTTTATACCTAAATCTTAGTTATGCTGAAAATTAACGAAGAACAATGGCAAGTAGCCAAAGAGAAACTCCGTCGCAAGTACAATCATTTAAGTGATGAAGATTTAGCTTTTCAAGCAGGAGATGAAGATAAGTTGATCAATAGATTGTCTTTGCGTTTGCGGCGGAAACCTTCCTATGTTTTATTTACGATAGGTAAAGAGATTCAGGATATCAGTAGCAATAGATTATGAGTGATACTATTAGCTGGGGCGATTTTGAGAAGGTGGATTTGAGAGTAGCAACAATTTTGGATGCACAGGATTTTCCAAAAGCGAAGAAACCAGCCTATCAACTGAAACTTGATTTTGGTGATGAGATAGGGATACTGCGAAGCAGTGCCCAGATTACGGTACACTATAGCAAAGAAGAACTGATCGGAAAACAAGTCGTTGCAGTCGTGAATTTCCCCAAAAAACAGATCGCTAATTTTTTTTCGGAATGCCTGGTGACCGGTTTTCCAGATGAAAATGGGGATATTGTTTTGACTTCTGTTGATAAAAAATTACCAAATGGATCTAAACTTAGCTAAGTTTGTGTCATGACATTTATAGATTTTGAAGGAACACAACTGATCGATAGTGATGAGTCTTTTATGCGTATGGCATTGAACGAAGCAAAGATGGCATATGAAGAAGGAGAAGTGCCTATTGGAGCAGTTATTGTTCATCGTGGACGTGTAATAGGGAGGGGGCATAATTTGACACAGCGACTGAATGATGTGACCGCTCACGCAGAGATGCAGGCATTTACAGCAGCTGCAAATTATCTTGGCGGTAAATACCTGGATGAATGTACTTTATATGTCACCATAGAGCCGTGCATTATGTGTGCTGGAGCAGCTTATTGGACACATATCGGGAAGATCGTGTATGGAGCAAAGGACGAAAAACGTGGTTATTCACATTTTCATGATAAGATATTGCATCCCAAAACCGTAATTTCATACGGTGTTTTGGAAGCAGAATGCGCTGATTTAGTAAAATCATTTTTTCGTCAAAAACGTTAGTGAGATATTGAATTTATTGTAATACATAAAAACATAACGTTATATATTGTGTTATATTTGTATATATATAGAGTAATAAACATTTAAATTAAAATAGATATGGCATTTGAATTAGAAGCGTTACCCTACGCAGCCGACGCATTGGAACCACATATTGATAAGACTACAATGGAAATCCACCATGACAGACACCATCAGGCCTATGTGGATAATTTAAATAAAGCAATCGCAGGCACAGACGCAGAGAATCTATCGTTATTGGATATCATCAAAAATGTAAGTAAATATTCTGCAGCTGTACGTAACAACGGTGGTGGTCATTATAATCACTCTTTGTTTTGGAAAGTTTTAGGTCCAAACGCTGGTGGAGCCCCAACAGGTGAATTAGCTGAAGCAATCGATGCTACTTTTGGTTCATTTGATGAATTGAAAAAGCAACTTCAAGCTGCTGGCGCCACTCGTTTTGGGTCTGGTTGGGCTTGGTTAATCGTTGATGCTGATGGAAAATTAGCTGTAACTTCTACACCAAATCAGGATAATCCATTAATGGATGTTGCTGAAGTGAAAGGTACACCAATTCTTGGTATTGACGTTTGGGAGCACGCTTATTATTTGAAATTTCAAAACAAGCGTCCAGCGTATCTGGAAGAAATTTTCAATGTGATCAACTGGGATGCCGTAGCGCAAAACTATGCCGCATCGAAATAAAAGTTCATTTGATAATACAATCAGAAAAGCGACAATTCAATTTATTGTCGCTTTTTTTTTGAAAGTTTCCCGCGGTATTGGCTAAGAAGAGCCTTCATTTCGCTCTACTTGCTGGTTGTAGCTACGAAATCACGAAGGTTTGTTTCAGTAAACAGCGTTTATTTTTATATTGTTTTATTCTGTACAGCGTCGCTGATAAAACGAGTACTTTATCTAGCGTTTACAACCAAATTAATAACGATGCATATGAAAAATCTTTTTATAATGTTGGTGGCATTTGTTGCCTGTACATCCTGTCAGGGGCAGAAACCACAGACCAAGCAAGTCGACTTCTCTAAATTGCCTTTAAAAAATGCGGCTAAGCTGGATACGGCGACATTTGCCGCAGGCTGTTTTTGGTGTACCGAAGCACAGTTTAAAGAACTGAAAGGTGTTGTAAATGTTGTGTCAGGATATACCGGAGGATGGACCAAAAATCCGACCTATACCCAAGTTTGTAGTGGAAGCACCGGGCATGCCGAAGCAACTCAGATTATTTTTGATCCCGGTGTGATCAGTTATGATAAGCTATTAGAGGCATTTTTTGTAGCACACGATCCGACTGAACTTAATCGACAAGGAAACGACGTCGGTACGCAATATCGGTCGGCTATATTTGTGCATACTAAAGAACAGCTTGACAAGACGCGGTATTATCTTTCGGCTTTGGAAAAAGAAAAGGTTTTTAATAAACCTATTGTAACCGAAGTAGTTCCGGCAACAATATTTTATCCGGCAGAAGACTATCATCAAGATTATTACCGCTTAAATGGAAAGGAACCTTACTGTCAATTGGTCATTAAACCGAAATTGGAAAAATTTAAACGTATCTTTTCCAAGGTAGTGAAAGAGGGACAGTAACTTTGGGTATTCATAATATTTAAGGTAATTTTACGCTATTAGCGCTATTTAGTGTCAAGTTAATAAGTTGAAATCATGATCTTTCATACCAAGTAATAGGGTGGATAGCCTTCATGATTAATGGATAGCATTTTTGATTGAATAATAAATACTTGTAATATGTCTAAAGGATTTTTTACAGTTCCTGTTCCTACCAATGAACCGGTGTATACTTACGCTGTAGGAACAAAAGAACGCAAATTGTTGAAAGCAGCAATTGATGAGGCACGTTCAAAACAGATCGATATCCCCATGTATATTGGCGGTAAAGAGATCACTACTTCTAAAAAAGTAACAATAGCTCCTCCACATGACCATCAGCATATTTTAGGTCAATACAACCAAGGCGATAAATCTCACGTAACAGATGCAATCAATGCCGCTTTAGCCGCAAAAAAAGATTGGGAAAATCTTGCATGGGAAGATCGTGCAGCAATATTCTTAAAAGCTGCTGAATTGATATCAGGAAAATACCGTTATGAGCTGAATGCTGCGACGATGTTGGGTCAATCTAAAAACCCCTATCAGGCAGAAATTGACTCAGCATGTGAGATCACTGACTTTTTGCGCTTTAATGTGCAATATATGACTGAGATCTATAAGCAACAACCTCCTATTTCAGGAAAAGGTGTTTGGAACCGTGTGGAACAACGCCCGTTGGAGGGCTTCGTATTTGCGTTGACTCCATTCAATTTTACAGCTATTGCAGGTAATTTGCCTTCATGTGTCGCTATGATGGGAAATGTTGTGGTATGGAAACCGTCCAATACTCAGATCTATTCGGCGAATGTATTGATGAAGATCTTCCGTGAAGCCGGACTTCCCGATGGAGTTATTAATTTGGTATACGTTTCTGGTCCTGATGCAGGTGATGTGATTTTCCAACATCCTGATTTTGCAGGTATCCACTTCACAGGTTCAACAGGTGTATTCCAGGATATCTGGAAAACGATAGGTAACAATATTCACCGTTATAAAACGTACCCACGTATCGTTGGTGAGACAGGCGGTAAGGATTTCATCGTTGTACACCCTTCGGCCGATTTGAAAGCTGCAAATACAGCTTTGGTTCGTGGTGCCTTTGAATACCAAGGTCAAAAATGTTCTGCAGCTTCACGCGCCTATATTCCTAAATCATTGTGGCCAGCATTGAAAGAATCTATGACGAACGATGTGAAGTCATTTACGATTGGTGGTACAGAGGATTTTACAAACTTTATCAATGCTGTTATAGATGAAAAATCATTTGATAAATTGGCAAAATACATTGATAGAGCTAAAGAGTCTAATGACGCAGAAATAGTAGTCGGTGGTACTTACGATAAATCTAAAGGCTATTTCATTCATCCAACAATCATTGAAGCTTCCAAGCCTGATTACGAAACAATGGTTGAAGAGTTGTTCGGACCGGTACTGACCATCTATGTTTACGAGGATGCTAAGTTTGAAGAAACATTAGCTATCGTTGACAAGACTTCTATTTATGCGCTGACAGGTTCAATTATTGCACAAGACCGTTATGCTATTAATTTAGCAACAGATAAATTGAGACATGCCGCTGGTAATTTCTACGTCAATGATAAGTGTACAGGTGCTGTCGTAGGTCAGCAACCGTTTGGTGGTGCTAGAGGCTCGGGTACAAATGACAAAGCAGGATCAATGATCAACCTGCTTCGTTGGGTATCTCCACGTACAATCAAAGAGACATTTAATCCAGATACAGATTATAGATATCCTTTCTTGGAAAAAGGAGAATAAGGAAGTTAAACTGCTTGCTGAATAAAAAAGGACACTTAAAGCGTCCTTTTTTATTTTTAAAAGAATCTCACTTCTGTACGCACATTTTTATTCTATTTGGATAGGATGAATTTTAATATAGAACTAGGCTCATTCAGTTTTTTTTTTGCGCGGTTAATTGAACATAGCAGTAATCGATTTCGTGTAGCTTTACAAACGCAGTCTTTGAAGTTTTTAGCCCTATTGGCAAGGTGTCAAGATAGGTCCTATAAAAAAAGTAGCCATCCTATATAGAATGGCTACCTACATTATACTAATTTTTACAGCAACTAGTCTTCGTTTTCCTCAACGTTAAGCATCGGATCTTCTCCTGTTACCTCGGCGCGGATTTTTCCCTCAAGTTCATCCATTAAATCGGGGTTGTCGAATAACAAGGATTTGACAGCATCCCGGCCTTGTCCTAGTTTCGTGTCACCATAGCTAAACCAAGAGCCTGCCTTTTTGATGATACCGTATTCAACACCCAGATCAATGATTTCACCGACCTTAGAGATACCTTCACCAAAAATGATATCAAATTCTGCGATACGGAATGGAGGGGCTACTTTATTTTTTACAATCTTTACTTTTACGCGGTTACCCGATACTTCATCAGAGTCTTTGATCTGTGATGTGCGACGGATATCTAAACGAACAGAAGAATAGAATTTGAGTGCATTACCACCCGTTGTCGTTTCTGGGTTACCAAACATCACACCAATTTTTTCGCGCAGCTGGTTAATGAAAATACAACAGCAGTTTGTTTTTGAAATTGTACCCGTCAGCTTACGTAAAGCTTGAGACATTAAACGAGCTTGAAGTCCCATCTTAGAGTCGCCCATTTCACCTTCGATTTCGCCTTTTGGTACCAAAGCTGCCACGGAGTCAATAACAATGACGTCGATTGCTCCAGAACGGATTAGGTTATCCGCAATTTCTAAACCTTGCTCACCGTTATCTGGTTGAGAAATCAATAAGTTCTCCACATCTACACCTAATTTTTGAGCGTAGTATTTATCAAAAGCATGTTCAGCATCGATGATAGCTGCAATACCGCCTTTTTTCTGTGCTTCGGCAACAATGTGTGTCGCTAAAGTAGTTTTACCTGAAGATTCAGGTCCATATATTTCAATGATACGGCCTTTTGGTACACCACCGATCCCTAAGGCGATATCCAAACCAAGAGATCCTGTAGAAATAGCCTCGATAGGCTCAACAGCAGTATCTCCCAATTTCATAATTGAACCTTTTCCAAAGTTCTTCTCTAATTTATCTAACGTCAGCTGTAACGCTTTTAGTTTATCTGTGTTGCTCATATTTTTAGTATATATTTCTCAAAATTAAAAATTAAAAATCATAAACCAAGTATTATTCACTAAAAAAATTAGCTTTTTATTTCTAGCTCATCCGAAATACTTTTGATACGATGGTTTTTTTCAAAATATTTGCACATATAAGTGATCGGGCATTTCTCACACATTGGCTTTCGGGCCAGACAAATATAACGTCCATGTAAGATTAGCCAATGATGGGCGATCGCGATCGTATCTTTAGGTAGGTTTTTCACCAACTGTTTTTCCACGGCCAACGGTGTTGTGGCGCGATAGGTTAGGCCTAAACGATTTGCAACACGGAAAACATGTGTGTCTACGGCCATAGCTGGATTATGGTAGACGACAGATGAAATGACGTTAGCGGTTTTTCGACCGACGCCCGGAAGTTTCACCAGGTCCTCGATTTTTTCCGGCACCTTATTATCGAACTGATCAATCAGCATTTTAGCCATGCCCACAAGGTGTTTCGCTTTGTTATTCGGATAGCTTACTGATCGTATATAACTAAATACTTCATCTACGCTAGAAGCTGCCAAACTATGTGCATCGGGGTAGCGCTCGAATAATTTGGGCGTGACCTGATTGATTCTTTTATCTGTACACTGCGCAGATAAAATAACCGCAACAAGTAATTCAAATGCATTGCCATAATTGAGTTCTGTCTGCGCATCAGGACTATTTTTGGAGAAATAATCTACAAAAGCCTTGTATCGTTCTTGTTTTAACATTGCTTCAAAACTAGCCAAAATTTCCATCAAAAAAGAAATTTTGGAATGCATTACATGGGGAATAATCTATCGTTAAATTACATAGCGCAAAAATAATGTAGCTGGTTTACACTGTATGGTACTGGGTGTGTAAGTTTAAAAAGAAAAGCCTAATCTCCGAGATTAGGCTTTTCTTTTTTCCAGTTGTTTAGAATATGCGAGGATATTCTTAATACATCTTTTGCTTGGATGAAGCAACATTTTTGGTAATTGAAGTTTTAATTCATTTTCAATGTCCTCGTCTGTCATTACCTTTTCATTTTGGGTGATCAAATTTTGAACTTCGTTTTCTGATTGGGTAAAATTTTCTACCATAAGCATCTTGTGTTTTGTCTCTGTAAGTTAAATAATTAAACGGACAAAAGGTGGTTTTGGTATAAAAAACGAGAAAATATTTATTTTTTCTTTCTGTTGGTATATTCCTCTGCTTTAATGATAGCATTATAGGCATTGACAATACCGCCAGTGACGGATATATCGGATAGGCGAACCGTTTTTGTTGCATCTTCACCAACTTTCACTTGTACCAGTTGGTCTGGTTTTTCCACTGATTCCATAATAATCCTTTTGGTTTCCACTGCACTCAAAGTTGGATAATAAGAACGGATCATTGCGGCTAAACCGGCAACAACTGGAGCAGCCATACTCGTACCCTGTTCTTCTTTATACTTCGAATCTGGTATAGTTGAATTGATGTGCACACCAGGTGCAAAAACATCGACAGTTTTTTTACCATAATTGGAAAAATCTGCGAGAAGCTCGTTGTCTAGGCGAAGGCCAGTTGCGCCTACTGTGATCCAAGCGTTGGCAACGCCGGTTGTATCCCCTTTTGCATCAGTATAATATTTCATCGGAAAATTAGGCTCAATATCGTTATCTTCACTGTCATTCCCTGCAGCATGGATCATCAATACATCTTTTGATTCAGCATATTTGACGGCATCATCAACGGTCTGTTTATTATAGGCGTACCCCTTCCCGAAGCTCATATTAATTACTTTTGCGCCGTTGTCTGTTGCATAACGAATCGCATTTGCCACATCTTTATCGCGCTCATCACCATCAGGGACAAGTCTAACGGTAAGTATCTTAACATTGTCTGCTACTCCGTTAATACCAATATTGTTATTACGTTTTGCGCCGATAATTCCCGCCACATGGCTTCCATGTAATGCATCTGGACCTTTCACATCAGCATTACCATAGTACCGCTCCGAAGCATCTTCGTAATCATCTCCAACGATCGGTCGGGAATTGTACGCTTTATTTAAATGGTAATCTACCTGGTTATTGAAGTATTTTGCGCCTTCGGTAATATCATCGAAAAATTTGGCAAAGCCACCATTTTGTATTTCATCTTTAGCATAGCCTAGCGCAATTCGTTGGGTGCTCGAGGTTGCCTTAAAATTGTCTATATCTTCTTGCGTGATGTCTTCGGGTTTCTTGCCGATTTCACGGACGACAGCATCTATATTGCGTTTTAGCGCATCATATGAAAACTGTCCCATCTTCGCTTCTTCGAGTTTGTTTTTATATTCAGCAGTCATCTTTCGATAGTTGTCGAAGGCTTTTCTGCTTACCTCATTGAGCTCAGATGCAGCTGTGATGTTAGCAAATTTTTGATCCAATGTTTTAAGCATCCTTGTCAATTCCAAGTTGTCAAACTGAACATTCTTTCCATCAGCATTTCCAATAAAATTCCAGCCGTATTTATCGTTGATATAGCCATTACCATCGTTGTCCACACCATTGGAGAGACTATCTTTCGTGTTGATCCACACCACATCTTTGAGATCCTCATGATGAATATCCACCCCACCATCCAGGACACCAACAATGACTGGGATAGATTTTTTTCCTTTCAACAAAGTCTTATAGGTTTTTTCGGTACTGATTCCCATAACCCCGTCCGTTTTATAATCCAGATTGAACCAATTCGCTGGAATGGTGTCCGACTGCCCGAAAGAAAAGAGAGGTAAAGAACCCAAAGTAATGAGATATAGTGATTTCTTTAAATTCATATGCAAATAAGTATTGATTAAGGTGTCTGCACTCATTCTTTTCAATGAAGCTATGACACATGATAAGCTATTCTGTTTATATTAAATTTTCTTCCTGCCCATGTTCTTCTTACGTAGGTAAGTGCAACAACGCCTGACTGAAGTAGAATAGCAAAGATAATGCTAATGCATCTTCTGAACTGTTAATTTTTATTAAAAGTACTTATAATCTATTCCTTAACGCCGAACTGTTGAAGAAATATCTTAAATTCAACCCATTTCTAAACAAACGCTGTTTTACTCCAGTGAAACAGGCCGTTTCCTAAAAAGAGTTTATCAAAATAGCATATTACAAGAGAATGCAACACAATAAAAAAATATACTGGCCTAACGTGATGGGCCCAAAAGCAGCTGTTTATCCCCATATCAGAAAGGTGCATAATGATACTGTTCAAGATGATTATTACTGGATGATCGATTACTTTAAAAAGGGAGAAAAAGCTCAAGAAGTGATTGATTATCTTGAGAGAGAGAATTCTTATACCAACTTGATGCTTGAAGATACTGCGCACCTGCAGGAAGATTTATTTCATGAACTTAAATCTCGTATTAAAGAAAAAGACGAGTCAGTGCCTTATTACAAAAACGGCTACTATTATTATAGCCGGACAGAAGAGGGAAAACAATATTTTAAATTCTGTCGGAAAAAGGGTACACTCGATGCCGAAGAACAAGTGTTGCTAGATGTTGACCAGCTTGCTCAGGGACATGCATATTATACAGCAAAAGGATTTTCAGTGAGTCCGGATAACCGGTTGCTTGCTTTTAGTGTAGATACCGTTTCCCGTAGAGAATATACCATATATGTGAAGGATCTGGAGACTGGAGCAATTTTTCCCGATCAGATAAGAAATACCGAGGGGGCGGCAATTTGGGGAAATGATAACCTAACCCTTTTTTATACCGCAAAGAACCCTATTACGTTGCTCAGTGAAAAGATTATGCGGCATACATTGGGAAGTGATCCAGCTTCGGATGTGGTTGTTTATGAAGAAAAAGATAACACAAATTATATTGCAGTTGGTAAATCGAAAAATGGAAAATATATCTTTATCAATTCGGAGGGAACTTTATCTTCGGAAATCTGGTTGTTGGATGCGGATTTCCCGCAGTCGGCATTTCGTGTTTTTCAGCCTAGGATCCACGATGTTCTTTATTCTGTTGTTGTGTTGGAAGATCGGTTTTTAATCCTTACGAATGATGGGGCTATTAATTTTCGAATCATGCAATGTCCATTAGATCGTACCGAGCGTATTCATTGGCAAATATTCCTAGACCATCGACCAGATGTATTGATCAGTGATATTGAGG encodes the following:
- a CDS encoding tRNA-binding protein — protein: MSDTISWGDFEKVDLRVATILDAQDFPKAKKPAYQLKLDFGDEIGILRSSAQITVHYSKEELIGKQVVAVVNFPKKQIANFFSECLVTGFPDENGDIVLTSVDKKLPNGSKLS
- the recA gene encoding recombinase RecA, which codes for MSNTDKLKALQLTLDKLEKNFGKGSIMKLGDTAVEPIEAISTGSLGLDIALGIGGVPKGRIIEIYGPESSGKTTLATHIVAEAQKKGGIAAIIDAEHAFDKYYAQKLGVDVENLLISQPDNGEQGLEIADNLIRSGAIDVIVIDSVAALVPKGEIEGEMGDSKMGLQARLMSQALRKLTGTISKTNCCCIFINQLREKIGVMFGNPETTTGGNALKFYSSVRLDIRRTSQIKDSDEVSGNRVKVKIVKNKVAPPFRIAEFDIIFGEGISKVGEIIDLGVEYGIIKKAGSWFSYGDTKLGQGRDAVKSLLFDNPDLMDELEGKIRAEVTGEDPMLNVEENED
- a CDS encoding porin family protein, with amino-acid sequence MKKILPALLLICGSVATAQAQLLPGFEVGVKGGLNFSKLKSDGKYFNSDTKAGYQAGLYGRVGVLGFHIQPEVYLTGKNTKVTNQNGESTDVKFTTVDVPVLLGKRFGLGPIGARIQTGPIFSFKVDDKQDKVFDQLNPNNYKKSGTSWAFGVGADVSSLRVDLRYEMGLNKVNNESQANPKINMWSIGLGYRLFSIL
- a CDS encoding superoxide dismutase: MAFELEALPYAADALEPHIDKTTMEIHHDRHHQAYVDNLNKAIAGTDAENLSLLDIIKNVSKYSAAVRNNGGGHYNHSLFWKVLGPNAGGAPTGELAEAIDATFGSFDELKKQLQAAGATRFGSGWAWLIVDADGKLAVTSTPNQDNPLMDVAEVKGTPILGIDVWEHAYYLKFQNKRPAYLEEIFNVINWDAVAQNYAASK
- a CDS encoding fumarate reductase/succinate dehydrogenase flavoprotein subunit; translated protein: MLDSKVPAGPLAQKWSNHKFNLKLVNPANKRKFTVIVVGTGLAGASAAASLAELGYNVITFCYQDSPRRAHSIAAQGGINAAKSYQNDGDSVFRLFYDTIKGGDYRSREANVYRLAEVSVNIIDQCVAQGVPFAREYGGLLDNRSFGGAQVSRTFYARGQTGQQLLLGAYSALNRQIKKGKVKSYTRHEMLDLVMIDGHAKGIVTRDLVSGKIETHAAHAVLMCTGGYGNVFFLSTNAMGCNVTAAWRAHKRGAYFANPCYTQIHPTCIPVTGDHQSKLTLMSESLRNDGRVWVPKTQEMAERLRKGEIKANDIKEEDRDYFLERKYPSFGNLVPRDVASRNAKEAVDDGRGVGKTGFAVFLDFKEAIGRLGEDAVRAKYGNLFDMYYQITDENPYKQPMRIYPAVHYTMGGVWVDYNLMTTIPGLYALGECNFSDHGANRLGASALMQGLADGYFVIPYTVGDYLAKLGSFAPVDHNHPAFEATRKEVEEKINKLLSLNGTQTVDDIHKKLGLIMWEYCGMARTAEGLKKAQGLIQELKKEFWTNVRVLGENEELNLSLEKAGRVADFLELGELMVVDALQREESCGGHFRLESQTEEGEAKRNDEEFAYVSAWEYKGDNVPEELHKEDLVFENVQLTQRSYK
- a CDS encoding nucleoside deaminase; the encoded protein is MTFIDFEGTQLIDSDESFMRMALNEAKMAYEEGEVPIGAVIVHRGRVIGRGHNLTQRLNDVTAHAEMQAFTAAANYLGGKYLDECTLYVTIEPCIMCAGAAYWTHIGKIVYGAKDEKRGYSHFHDKILHPKTVISYGVLEAECADLVKSFFRQKR
- a CDS encoding succinate dehydrogenase cytochrome b subunit; translated protein: MSKSKPVFSSSIGKKLIMSLTGIFLCLFLVVHLVGNLQLFKDDAGLAFNKYAYFMTHFTPIKVVSYLLYASVIVHVIYAIILSMKNKAARPIGYAKYDGQANSKWNSRNMGILGTVILVFLATHMSNFWWKFHNDEVPYIEYRTDLATGQTTARELQASEFHDYQETVENNVQIVKARDLYKQVDFAFKNVALVALYVIAMAALAFHLIHGFQSAFQTLGFNHRRYIGIVRAIGVWVFGVLIPIGFAIMPLFFFFK
- the msrA gene encoding peptide-methionine (S)-S-oxide reductase MsrA; this encodes MKNLFIMLVAFVACTSCQGQKPQTKQVDFSKLPLKNAAKLDTATFAAGCFWCTEAQFKELKGVVNVVSGYTGGWTKNPTYTQVCSGSTGHAEATQIIFDPGVISYDKLLEAFFVAHDPTELNRQGNDVGTQYRSAIFVHTKEQLDKTRYYLSALEKEKVFNKPIVTEVVPATIFYPAEDYHQDYYRLNGKEPYCQLVIKPKLEKFKRIFSKVVKEGQ
- the pruA gene encoding L-glutamate gamma-semialdehyde dehydrogenase, which encodes MSKGFFTVPVPTNEPVYTYAVGTKERKLLKAAIDEARSKQIDIPMYIGGKEITTSKKVTIAPPHDHQHILGQYNQGDKSHVTDAINAALAAKKDWENLAWEDRAAIFLKAAELISGKYRYELNAATMLGQSKNPYQAEIDSACEITDFLRFNVQYMTEIYKQQPPISGKGVWNRVEQRPLEGFVFALTPFNFTAIAGNLPSCVAMMGNVVVWKPSNTQIYSANVLMKIFREAGLPDGVINLVYVSGPDAGDVIFQHPDFAGIHFTGSTGVFQDIWKTIGNNIHRYKTYPRIVGETGGKDFIVVHPSADLKAANTALVRGAFEYQGQKCSAASRAYIPKSLWPALKESMTNDVKSFTIGGTEDFTNFINAVIDEKSFDKLAKYIDRAKESNDAEIVVGGTYDKSKGYFIHPTIIEASKPDYETMVEELFGPVLTIYVYEDAKFEETLAIVDKTSIYALTGSIIAQDRYAINLATDKLRHAAGNFYVNDKCTGAVVGQQPFGGARGSGTNDKAGSMINLLRWVSPRTIKETFNPDTDYRYPFLEKGE